In the Grimontia kaedaensis genome, one interval contains:
- a CDS encoding alpha/beta family hydrolase: protein MSEFSEQRVLIDGPVSTEHTFIFAHGAGAGMEHDFMAEVAGMIAEHGIRVVRFNFPYMIKRAEDGKKRPPDRAPKLLEAFKEVIAEYGTEKTVIGGKSMGGRMASHLADVQGLKGITCLGFPFHPPGKPEKDKGEHLGKLPLSTLILQGERDTFGNRAELESYPLSDKVTLTFIPDGDHSFKPRKASGHTEIGNRQMAADHIAAFIKEVC, encoded by the coding sequence ATGAGTGAATTTTCAGAACAGCGTGTGTTGATTGATGGCCCAGTATCTACCGAACATACTTTTATTTTTGCCCATGGTGCCGGAGCTGGCATGGAGCATGATTTCATGGCGGAAGTGGCAGGGATGATTGCTGAGCACGGCATTCGTGTTGTGCGTTTCAATTTCCCTTATATGATTAAACGCGCTGAAGATGGCAAGAAACGCCCTCCAGATCGCGCGCCTAAACTGCTGGAGGCGTTTAAAGAAGTGATTGCCGAATATGGTACTGAGAAGACGGTCATTGGCGGAAAGTCCATGGGAGGGCGAATGGCAAGTCACCTCGCTGATGTTCAAGGGCTTAAAGGTATAACTTGTTTAGGTTTCCCTTTTCACCCGCCAGGTAAACCAGAAAAAGACAAGGGTGAACACCTTGGAAAGTTGCCACTTTCCACGCTGATTTTGCAGGGGGAACGAGATACCTTTGGTAACCGTGCTGAGCTGGAAAGCTACCCATTATCAGATAAGGTCACTCTCACGTTCATTCCTGATGGGGACCACAGCTTCAAACCGCGAAAAGCATCGGGCCACACCGAAATCGGTAACCGTCAAATGGCAGCTGATCACATCGCGGCGTTTATCAAAGAGGTGTGCTAA
- a CDS encoding DUF423 domain-containing protein, whose translation MNGRHYASLGCVFAGIAVALGAFAAHALKAQLPAYELSIIEKGVQYQFWHALALLALGLWYRTQPQRLLSIACGFIVVGILCFSGSLYGLALTDWRWLWPVTPLGGTFFLVGWLLAAVSLWRKA comes from the coding sequence ATGAATGGTCGGCATTATGCCTCACTTGGTTGCGTGTTTGCTGGTATTGCAGTTGCGCTTGGCGCGTTTGCTGCCCATGCCTTAAAAGCGCAGCTTCCTGCTTATGAGCTCTCTATTATCGAGAAGGGTGTTCAGTATCAGTTCTGGCATGCACTGGCATTGCTCGCTCTCGGGCTTTGGTATCGAACTCAGCCACAGCGTCTGCTCTCCATTGCGTGTGGGTTTATTGTGGTAGGCATTCTCTGCTTTAGTGGTAGTTTGTATGGCTTGGCGCTGACAGATTGGCGATGGCTTTGGCCTGTTACTCCGCTGGGAGGGACTTTCTTTTTGGTTGGTTGGTTACTCGCGGCAGTCTCTCTCTGGCGCAAAGCTTGA
- the rlmM gene encoding 23S rRNA (cytidine(2498)-2'-O)-methyltransferase RlmM gives MNQILLYCRQGFEKECAGEIQDKATGVEVYGFPRVEKNTGYVLFECYQQGDAEKLLQKLPLTSLIFARQMIAVVDTLNDLDPGDRISPILALGGELPKCGDIRVETPDTAQAKELLKFCRKFTVPLRQALRKRGVLLAKDNPKKPVLHVCFTAPGCCFVGYSLSNNNSPHYMGIHRLKFPADAPSRSTLKLEEAFHAFIPRDEWDERLAPGMWAVDLGACPGGWTYQLVKRSMFVHAVDNGAMAESLMETGQVKYHAADGFKFEPPRKNVTWLVCDMIEKPYRVAQLMGEWLIEGWAKETIFNLKLPMNRRFEQVKEDLQNLKKFLIENGLKFEMQAKHLYHDREEITVHIRVLK, from the coding sequence ATGAACCAGATTTTATTGTATTGCCGCCAGGGCTTTGAAAAAGAGTGTGCGGGTGAGATTCAGGACAAAGCGACAGGAGTCGAAGTGTACGGTTTCCCACGTGTGGAAAAGAACACTGGCTACGTGCTGTTTGAGTGTTACCAGCAAGGCGATGCAGAAAAACTGCTTCAGAAGTTGCCGCTGACCTCATTGATCTTTGCGCGTCAGATGATTGCTGTAGTGGATACACTGAATGATTTGGATCCAGGTGACCGTATTTCACCGATTCTGGCGCTTGGCGGTGAACTGCCAAAATGTGGCGATATCCGCGTGGAAACGCCAGATACTGCACAAGCAAAAGAGTTGCTGAAATTCTGCCGAAAATTCACTGTGCCATTGCGTCAGGCGTTGCGTAAACGCGGCGTATTGCTGGCAAAAGACAACCCGAAAAAGCCGGTGCTGCACGTGTGTTTTACTGCGCCGGGCTGTTGTTTCGTGGGATACTCACTGTCGAACAACAATTCGCCTCATTATATGGGTATTCATCGCCTGAAGTTCCCAGCGGATGCTCCAAGCCGTTCGACACTGAAGCTTGAAGAAGCCTTCCATGCGTTTATTCCTCGAGATGAGTGGGATGAACGATTAGCACCGGGAATGTGGGCGGTTGATCTTGGCGCTTGTCCGGGGGGGTGGACGTATCAACTGGTGAAGCGCTCTATGTTCGTTCACGCGGTTGATAACGGTGCGATGGCGGAAAGCCTGATGGAAACCGGTCAGGTGAAATACCATGCTGCCGACGGTTTTAAGTTTGAGCCTCCACGTAAAAACGTGACTTGGTTAGTGTGTGACATGATTGAAAAGCCTTACCGTGTTGCACAACTGATGGGCGAGTGGTTGATTGAGGGCTGGGCGAAAGAAACCATCTTTAACCTGAAGTTACCAATGAATCGCCGTTTTGAGCAGGTGAAAGAAGATCTACAGAACCTAAAAAAGTTCCTGATTGAAAACGGGCTAAAATTCGAGATGCAGGCAAAGCATCTTTATCACGACCGGGAAGAAATTACCGTACATATTCGGGTACTGAAATAG
- the xni gene encoding flap endonuclease Xni, with protein MSIHLVIIDAMNLIRRVHAAQPDPEDIASTIQVCTRALTKIIRSSEPTHIVAVFDHTEQDRGWRAELIPEYKQGRKPMPEALQAGLDKIQDALWDMGIDSLLSSGDEADDMIATLAIKVASRDGQVTIVSTDKGYCQLLQPTLRIRDYFQQRWLDSPFIEKEFAVQPQQLTDYWGLTGISSSSVSGVPGIGPKTASTLLQRYDTLEQLYAAEDVEPKWQKKLEGTEELALRCKQVATLKTDITLGFNLQDIRYNAL; from the coding sequence ATGTCAATTCACCTTGTCATCATTGATGCCATGAACCTCATCCGCCGGGTGCACGCTGCGCAGCCAGATCCGGAAGATATCGCCTCGACGATTCAAGTCTGCACCCGTGCATTGACCAAGATTATCCGCTCTTCAGAGCCCACCCACATTGTCGCTGTGTTCGATCATACTGAGCAGGACAGAGGCTGGCGCGCAGAACTGATTCCGGAGTATAAACAGGGTCGCAAACCCATGCCTGAGGCCCTGCAAGCTGGACTAGATAAAATTCAGGATGCGCTTTGGGATATGGGCATTGATTCGCTGCTTTCGTCCGGCGACGAAGCCGACGATATGATTGCCACTCTCGCGATCAAAGTAGCCAGCCGAGATGGTCAGGTCACGATCGTTTCCACCGACAAAGGCTATTGCCAGTTACTACAACCAACGCTGCGCATACGCGATTATTTCCAGCAGCGCTGGCTCGACAGTCCGTTTATTGAAAAAGAATTTGCCGTTCAACCTCAACAACTAACTGATTATTGGGGGCTGACAGGTATTAGTTCAAGCAGCGTATCAGGCGTGCCGGGTATTGGCCCGAAAACGGCGTCGACCCTACTGCAACGTTACGATACTTTGGAGCAGCTATATGCAGCAGAAGATGTTGAGCCTAAATGGCAGAAAAAGCTGGAAGGCACAGAGGAACTGGCACTTCGTTGCAAGCAGGTAGCAACACTAAAAACGGACATTACTTTGGGTTTTAACCTTCAGGATATCCGCTACAACGCACTCTAA
- the ppnN gene encoding nucleotide 5'-monophosphate nucleosidase PpnN: MITHISPVGAMDLLSQLEVDRLKDTAKSDLYRLYRNCSLAVLNSGSHTDSSKELLEKYKSFDIRVMRRERGVKLELINPPEHAFVDGRIIRGIQEHMFSVLRDIIHVNVQLEHAKVFNLTNSSHVTNLIFDILRNAKTLVPGKDPNLVVCWGGHSINATEYQYTREVGHELGLRELNICTGCGPGAMEGPMKGAAIGHAKQRVTGSRFLGLTEPSIIAAEPPNPIVNELVILPDIEKRLEAFVRVGHGIIIFPGGAGTAEELLYLLGILMHPDNANQPMPVVLTGPKESENYFRVIDDFIRDVIGEEATKYYEVVIGDPAKAARIIKQGMPAVKEHRQSTGDAYSFNWSLKIAPEFQLPFEPTHENMANLDLHMNQRPELLASALRQAFSGIVAGNVKEEGIREIERNGPFKINGDAVLMKKMDKLLRGFVEQQRMKLPGSEYIPCYEIVQGSDGR, encoded by the coding sequence ATGATCACTCACATCAGCCCAGTCGGGGCAATGGATCTTCTTTCCCAGCTTGAAGTAGACAGACTGAAAGATACTGCTAAAAGCGACCTCTATCGTTTATACCGCAACTGTTCGTTGGCGGTACTGAACTCTGGCAGCCACACTGACAGCTCTAAAGAGTTGCTGGAAAAATATAAATCGTTCGACATCCGTGTCATGCGCCGTGAGCGTGGTGTAAAACTCGAGTTGATAAACCCACCTGAACACGCATTTGTCGACGGCCGTATCATCCGAGGTATTCAGGAGCATATGTTCTCTGTGCTGCGCGATATCATTCACGTCAATGTGCAGCTGGAACACGCCAAAGTCTTTAACCTGACTAACTCCAGCCACGTAACAAACCTGATATTTGATATCCTGCGAAATGCAAAAACCTTGGTACCCGGCAAAGACCCAAATCTGGTGGTCTGTTGGGGCGGTCACTCCATAAATGCGACCGAATACCAGTACACTCGCGAAGTTGGCCATGAGCTTGGTCTGCGCGAACTCAATATCTGTACCGGTTGTGGACCGGGTGCGATGGAAGGCCCTATGAAAGGTGCTGCGATTGGTCATGCGAAACAACGCGTGACTGGCAGCCGATTCCTTGGTCTGACAGAGCCATCGATCATCGCCGCTGAGCCGCCAAACCCGATTGTAAATGAGCTAGTCATTCTCCCTGATATTGAAAAACGTCTGGAAGCCTTTGTGCGTGTCGGCCACGGCATCATTATCTTCCCGGGGGGCGCGGGTACTGCAGAAGAACTGCTTTATTTGTTAGGTATCTTGATGCACCCAGATAATGCCAACCAACCCATGCCTGTGGTACTGACTGGCCCGAAAGAGAGTGAAAATTATTTCCGCGTCATTGATGATTTTATCCGTGATGTGATTGGCGAAGAAGCCACGAAATACTATGAGGTTGTGATTGGCGATCCGGCAAAAGCAGCGCGTATTATCAAACAAGGCATGCCTGCAGTGAAAGAGCACCGCCAGTCAACGGGTGATGCCTATTCATTTAACTGGTCACTGAAGATTGCACCTGAATTCCAACTGCCGTTCGAACCAACCCATGAAAACATGGCAAACCTCGACCTGCACATGAATCAGCGTCCGGAGCTTCTGGCTTCCGCACTTCGCCAAGCTTTCTCGGGCATTGTTGCTGGTAACGTAAAAGAGGAAGGTATCAGGGAAATTGAGCGTAATGGCCCATTCAAGATCAATGGCGATGCTGTGCTGATGAAGAAGATGGACAAACTCCTTCGCGGGTTTGTGGAACAGCAGCGCATGAAGCTGCCTGGCTCAGAATATATTCCCTGTTACGAGATCGTTCAGGGCTCTGATGGGCGATAG
- a CDS encoding GGDEF domain-containing protein has translation MSNFSSDDDVILFKEKLQHSQLVFRDLALKSRREATILKRLISRLIAASQVHDDKVLNERLSQIRRELDSQEDVSRLIPQLALVERMVNRHNQATERAKDSLECQFQQSGETLKCLPGLPAQLKRDLRTLLTSPAAEQKGSTEKIVALLQLYERALKLLSLPSNGLSARDLLNIDRINQLCSELQHLITELDFDGEVGDRLLDIRSRLLLSPDAQTLLELTLESVQLILDGTRNERKASQAFLSQLNEDLSILQRHNGRSIDSSQAIATQRSSLNEELAASVDSINIHLRDAESLEELRPNLSQVAVNLASLVARNRELEEREQQLMEQLQHNEQKLEALYQQTMDYRRRLGDQERKLLLDPLTKVYNRAALDDRLEHEYRCWIRYQTPFCLAMIDIDHFKSVNDQYGHLVGDKVLKVVARTIHQCLRDTDFIARFGGEEFVILLPDADEETRKVLLNNVRDTVSRLPFKFKNTRLTITVSIGASLFKDNDNTVEVLERADNALYNAKHNGRNKLVWA, from the coding sequence ATGTCCAACTTCTCGTCAGATGATGATGTCATCCTATTTAAAGAAAAGTTGCAGCATTCTCAGCTGGTTTTCCGTGATTTAGCTCTTAAATCGCGGCGCGAAGCCACGATCCTGAAACGTCTCATCTCACGATTGATAGCCGCCTCACAAGTCCATGATGATAAGGTTCTCAACGAGCGTCTCTCACAAATCCGACGCGAGCTTGACTCTCAGGAAGATGTCAGTAGATTGATACCGCAGCTCGCATTGGTAGAGAGAATGGTTAACAGACACAATCAGGCAACGGAACGTGCCAAAGACTCACTGGAATGCCAATTCCAGCAAAGCGGGGAAACGCTCAAATGTCTTCCCGGCTTGCCTGCGCAGTTAAAACGCGACCTACGAACCCTGTTAACCAGCCCAGCCGCAGAACAGAAAGGCAGTACAGAGAAAATCGTTGCACTGCTTCAGCTTTATGAGCGCGCCCTTAAACTACTTTCTCTGCCATCTAACGGCCTCAGTGCTCGCGATCTCCTCAATATCGATCGTATTAACCAGCTTTGTAGTGAACTCCAACACCTAATCACCGAACTCGACTTTGATGGAGAAGTTGGTGACCGCCTCTTGGATATTCGAAGCCGTTTGTTGCTATCACCGGATGCGCAAACTCTTCTTGAACTGACCCTAGAATCTGTCCAGTTGATTCTTGATGGCACGCGCAATGAACGTAAAGCATCGCAAGCATTCCTTTCTCAGCTCAATGAAGATTTGTCGATTCTTCAGCGCCATAATGGCCGCTCTATCGACAGCTCTCAGGCCATTGCTACTCAACGCAGCTCATTGAATGAAGAATTAGCGGCATCAGTCGATTCGATCAACATCCATCTTAGGGATGCGGAATCACTGGAAGAATTACGTCCTAACCTGTCTCAGGTCGCAGTCAATCTCGCCTCTCTGGTAGCCCGCAACCGTGAGTTGGAAGAACGTGAGCAACAGTTAATGGAACAGCTGCAGCATAACGAGCAGAAGCTCGAAGCGCTGTACCAACAGACAATGGATTATCGTCGTCGTCTTGGCGATCAGGAACGTAAACTGCTTCTTGATCCACTCACGAAGGTATACAACCGCGCCGCCCTTGATGATCGTCTAGAGCATGAGTACCGGTGTTGGATTCGCTACCAAACTCCTTTTTGTCTCGCGATGATCGATATCGACCACTTCAAGAGCGTAAACGATCAGTATGGTCATTTGGTGGGTGACAAAGTCTTGAAGGTCGTTGCCCGCACTATCCACCAATGTCTGCGCGATACTGATTTTATCGCCCGCTTCGGTGGTGAAGAGTTCGTAATACTGCTGCCAGACGCAGATGAAGAAACTCGCAAAGTACTTTTGAATAATGTGCGCGATACGGTTTCACGTTTACCGTTCAAGTTTAAAAACACCCGATTGACCATTACGGTCTCTATCGGTGCGAGTCTGTTTAAAGACAACGACAACACAGTTGAAGTTCTTGAACGCGCAGACAATGCCCTCTACAACGCTAAGCACAACGGCCGCAACAAGCTTGTTTGGGCTTAA
- a CDS encoding tetratricopeptide repeat protein: protein MRFLPAALLSCSLLFAAFADARLYSTSILAEAEALIPTAPEKALEVTERYLLQRRLAETSNRPHSNNESDRSIRTPLNTVHAYLITAKAHSALGNHYAAWEALGKAKNMVEENGMKHAKLEIMLTQASILYYLDDKPDDAVAMLNALLGNIASISGPRPSSIYRLDFEAKLLNAIITAEDETEADSLAQFTEVEKALGSQPNIEQKVRYQIAVGNYYLSIESYERALSDLLSAYWLASENDLAAQIASASLSLTKLYKQQGAMDKALQHANQAAEFYERYDLNRGFSETQTLLANIYSQQGRYNFALVHYFNALDIENMLSRATNIANINVSIARTYLKLLRYNQADEYVTRAIGVAQNHELALPLAQALLLKGELAILEKEPDVAIDALKQAMQNAESLKNRILMLECLARLSHAYEQKGDFKQALNIQRRFDLIDKRNESHKQIQEAESFKHRQRVIERQLQLEDMQRKQAADEEIIVEQKKINLFLIGSLAVLILILVLRHRAASSRQHQLEDLQKELYTHPRSGLRNLRMLNDRLSNSLAKSSAHFEQWYLGEMIHEPLSDKLSFAMFEVPFLKVVYLQHGYHQGLDLERKLGDYMQSHIKKPARLYHFSDAMFIYIEPNAETLNEPDKLAGKIQSLIDDFVQENRLEDVDDRLRIGMADYPFLPRAFTSINDKELIDILLMATSAARQASKLEHTSHWVHLSAIDSTPAACFADNNVRQACLDGINTGLIKVKTSALSAINWQTVHESDKN, encoded by the coding sequence ATGCGATTCTTGCCAGCCGCACTGCTCTCCTGCTCTTTGCTTTTCGCCGCTTTTGCCGATGCGAGGCTCTATTCCACGTCCATTCTGGCAGAAGCCGAAGCGCTGATCCCGACCGCACCGGAAAAGGCCCTCGAAGTCACTGAGCGCTACCTTTTGCAGCGTCGACTGGCAGAAACCTCTAATCGACCGCATAGCAACAACGAATCAGACCGTTCGATTCGCACACCATTGAATACGGTGCATGCTTACCTAATTACTGCCAAAGCGCATAGTGCTTTGGGAAATCATTACGCGGCCTGGGAAGCGTTAGGTAAAGCCAAAAACATGGTCGAAGAAAACGGCATGAAGCATGCAAAGCTTGAAATTATGCTGACGCAAGCAAGCATTCTTTACTATTTGGATGACAAGCCTGATGACGCAGTGGCGATGCTCAACGCCCTTCTCGGCAATATTGCGTCTATCAGCGGCCCGCGTCCGTCCAGCATCTATCGGCTCGACTTCGAAGCCAAGCTGTTAAACGCCATCATCACTGCCGAGGATGAAACAGAAGCCGATAGTTTGGCACAGTTTACTGAGGTGGAAAAAGCGCTCGGTAGTCAACCGAATATTGAACAGAAAGTCCGCTACCAGATTGCTGTTGGTAATTATTACTTGAGCATTGAGTCTTATGAGCGTGCACTGTCTGACCTCCTGAGTGCTTACTGGCTTGCCAGCGAGAATGACTTGGCCGCACAAATTGCCAGTGCTAGCCTGTCGTTGACCAAGCTTTACAAGCAGCAAGGTGCGATGGACAAAGCATTGCAACACGCCAATCAGGCTGCGGAGTTTTATGAGCGCTATGACCTGAACCGCGGATTTTCAGAAACCCAAACCCTTCTAGCAAATATCTACAGTCAACAAGGCCGCTATAACTTTGCATTGGTGCATTATTTCAATGCCCTCGATATTGAGAACATGCTGTCGCGTGCCACCAACATTGCTAACATCAATGTCTCCATCGCCCGTACTTACCTTAAGTTGCTGCGCTACAACCAAGCCGATGAGTACGTCACCCGTGCAATTGGTGTGGCGCAAAACCATGAGCTCGCCCTTCCACTCGCGCAAGCCCTGTTGCTAAAAGGTGAGCTGGCTATTCTGGAGAAAGAGCCGGATGTTGCAATAGACGCTTTAAAACAAGCCATGCAAAACGCCGAATCCCTCAAGAATCGGATACTGATGCTTGAATGCCTTGCACGTTTGTCTCATGCGTACGAGCAAAAAGGCGATTTTAAGCAGGCGCTGAATATCCAGCGTCGCTTTGACCTCATCGATAAGCGTAACGAAAGCCACAAACAAATTCAGGAAGCCGAATCGTTCAAACACCGCCAACGGGTGATTGAACGTCAGTTGCAACTTGAAGACATGCAGCGTAAACAGGCAGCGGATGAAGAAATCATCGTCGAGCAAAAGAAAATCAATCTCTTTCTAATTGGTAGCCTCGCTGTCCTCATACTCATATTGGTGCTAAGACACCGAGCGGCCAGCTCGCGTCAACATCAACTCGAAGACCTACAAAAAGAGCTGTATACCCACCCTAGAAGTGGATTAAGAAACCTGCGAATGTTGAACGACAGGCTCTCCAACTCGCTGGCTAAAAGCAGTGCTCACTTTGAGCAGTGGTATCTGGGCGAAATGATCCATGAGCCGCTGAGCGACAAACTCAGCTTTGCCATGTTTGAAGTACCTTTCCTAAAAGTTGTGTACCTACAACATGGCTATCATCAGGGTCTGGATCTGGAGCGTAAGCTTGGTGATTACATGCAATCCCACATCAAAAAGCCCGCGCGTCTTTATCACTTCTCTGACGCCATGTTCATCTACATTGAGCCGAATGCCGAAACACTGAACGAACCGGATAAACTGGCAGGAAAAATTCAGTCGCTAATTGATGATTTTGTCCAGGAAAACAGACTAGAAGACGTCGATGACCGCCTTCGTATCGGAATGGCAGATTACCCTTTTCTACCCCGTGCATTTACGTCAATTAACGACAAAGAACTTATCGACATCCTACTGATGGCAACGAGTGCAGCACGTCAGGCAAGTAAATTGGAGCACACCAGTCACTGGGTGCATTTAAGTGCCATAGATTCGACCCCAGCGGCCTGTTTTGCTGACAATAATGTCCGCCAAGCCTGCTTGGACGGCATCAACACTGGCCTTATAAAGGTCAAAACTTCGGCACTCAGTGCAATTAACTGGCAGACGGTTCACGAATCTGATAAAAACTGA
- the queF gene encoding NADPH-dependent 7-cyano-7-deazaguanine reductase QueF (Catalyzes the NADPH-dependent reduction of 7-cyano-7-deazaguanine (preQ0) to 7-aminomethyl-7-deazaguanine (preQ1) in queuosine biosynthesis), which produces MSKYQDAKELAGLTLGQKTDYQEHYAPELLQPVPRSLNRDDLDLGDSLPFTGYDIWTLYELSWLNKKGLPQVAIGEVRLPATTPNLIESKSFKLYLNSFNQTKFESWQEVVDVLAKDLSACAGADVDVTLSPLEEFTNTPVIAFGGENIDEQDIEIDSYEFDSSLLEGAADGPEVTETLNSNLLKSNCLITSQPDWGSVRIAYKGKRINREKLLRYIVSFRRHNEFHEQCVERIFIDLMKYCQPELLTVYARYTRRGGLDINPYRTNMGKTPSENNRLARQ; this is translated from the coding sequence ATGAGCAAATATCAAGATGCAAAAGAACTTGCTGGCCTGACGTTGGGTCAGAAAACGGACTATCAGGAGCACTATGCCCCTGAACTGCTGCAGCCAGTACCACGAAGCCTTAACCGCGATGACCTTGATTTGGGCGATTCGCTGCCATTTACCGGGTACGATATCTGGACGCTCTACGAACTGTCTTGGTTGAACAAAAAAGGGCTGCCTCAGGTGGCAATTGGTGAAGTTCGCCTGCCGGCTACCACGCCAAACCTGATTGAATCTAAATCCTTCAAGCTTTACCTGAACAGTTTCAATCAAACCAAATTTGAAAGCTGGCAAGAGGTAGTAGATGTGCTGGCGAAAGATTTGTCAGCATGTGCAGGTGCTGACGTGGATGTCACCCTATCTCCGCTGGAAGAATTTACCAATACACCGGTGATCGCTTTTGGCGGTGAGAACATCGACGAGCAAGACATTGAAATCGACAGCTATGAGTTTGACTCATCACTGCTTGAAGGCGCGGCTGACGGCCCAGAGGTCACTGAAACCCTAAACAGTAATCTGCTGAAGTCTAACTGTCTTATCACCAGCCAGCCTGACTGGGGTTCAGTACGTATTGCTTATAAAGGTAAACGTATTAACCGCGAAAAACTGCTGCGCTACATTGTGTCATTCCGCCGCCACAATGAATTCCATGAGCAGTGTGTTGAACGTATCTTCATTGATCTGATGAAGTACTGTCAGCCAGAACTGTTAACTGTTTATGCGCGTTACACCCGCCGCGGTGGCCTCGACATCAACCCATACCGTACTAACATGGGTAAAACGCCAAGCGAAAACAATCGACTGGCGCGTCAATAA
- the syd gene encoding SecY-interacting protein has product MNHSVSRALWSFSERFVDAWHQKHGSKPQSDAYLGLESPCVLQETDEVVIWQPVQREELADFSNVEEGIGISLHEDIKSFYAAQYCGDMAVKFDGDSLEIIQVWSEEDLPRLQENMLGHLLMQKRLKHNPTIFIAATNNELDVVSICNVSGEVIKERIGTKQRMVLAPNIEAFLEQLEPEV; this is encoded by the coding sequence ATGAATCACTCTGTCTCCCGTGCGCTTTGGTCTTTCAGTGAGCGCTTTGTGGACGCCTGGCACCAGAAACACGGTTCTAAGCCACAAAGCGACGCCTATCTTGGCTTGGAATCGCCTTGTGTGCTGCAGGAAACTGACGAGGTGGTGATTTGGCAACCGGTTCAACGTGAAGAGCTGGCGGACTTCTCTAATGTGGAAGAAGGTATTGGTATTTCTCTGCATGAGGATATTAAGTCGTTCTACGCGGCTCAGTATTGTGGAGACATGGCGGTAAAATTTGACGGAGATTCACTCGAAATCATTCAGGTATGGAGTGAAGAAGATTTACCGCGACTTCAAGAGAACATGCTGGGCCATCTTCTGATGCAAAAGCGCCTCAAGCATAATCCGACCATCTTTATAGCGGCGACGAATAATGAACTGGATGTGGTTTCGATTTGTAACGTCAGCGGTGAAGTGATTAAGGAACGTATTGGTACCAAGCAGCGAATGGTACTAGCACCTAATATTGAAGCGTTTCTTGAGCAACTCGAGCCCGAGGTATAA
- a CDS encoding Zn-ribbon-containing protein translates to MYVVELTFECFDDTTISAVDRAVNGLMDALRYNGQVLGREFPIVLGDGQFHVRVVCPEKDSLNPKYNSPQVKQKLNQLAGASLLSPKVKVLGRDINSEESAPEIERSWQVMYTTYVHTCSPLRCGETLLPIPLYHIPATFNGDHKAEVKWQTEWQACDEIQMAGAFKAEHAALAEIQDVESLLFRKGWDIRGRIEYLTKVPTYYYQYRVGGKDAESELARRCPKCGGDWLLESPLHDVFHFKCDDCRLVSNLSWDFQ, encoded by the coding sequence ATGTATGTGGTTGAGCTAACGTTTGAGTGCTTCGACGATACAACAATTTCTGCAGTAGACCGCGCGGTAAATGGGCTGATGGATGCTCTTCGCTATAATGGTCAGGTATTGGGGCGCGAGTTTCCTATAGTACTGGGCGACGGGCAATTCCACGTCCGTGTGGTGTGTCCTGAAAAAGACAGTCTGAACCCAAAATACAACAGCCCACAGGTTAAACAGAAGCTTAACCAACTGGCGGGTGCGAGCCTCTTATCCCCCAAGGTGAAGGTGTTAGGGCGTGATATCAACTCCGAAGAGAGCGCACCAGAGATTGAGCGTAGCTGGCAGGTGATGTACACCACCTACGTCCATACCTGTTCACCGTTGCGTTGCGGTGAAACCTTACTACCAATTCCACTTTACCACATCCCAGCGACCTTTAACGGCGACCATAAAGCGGAAGTAAAGTGGCAAACTGAATGGCAAGCGTGTGATGAAATTCAGATGGCTGGAGCATTCAAAGCGGAACACGCAGCGCTCGCAGAGATTCAGGATGTAGAGAGTTTGCTGTTCCGAAAAGGTTGGGACATTCGCGGACGTATCGAATATCTGACCAAAGTGCCCACCTACTACTATCAGTACCGTGTTGGCGGTAAGGATGCGGAATCGGAACTGGCGCGTCGGTGCCCGAAATGTGGCGGCGACTGGTTACTTGAATCACCACTCCACGATGTATTCCATTTCAAATGCGACGATTGCCGATTGGTTTCGAACTTATCGTGGGATTTTCAGTAA
- a CDS encoding DUF2789 domain-containing protein — translation MEVFNHNLENLFQQLGLPSDREAITTFIANHHLQAGENLTSAGFWSASQKQFLEEAKLQDADWVEQIDTLDTLLRKS, via the coding sequence ATGGAAGTGTTTAACCACAATCTAGAAAACCTGTTTCAGCAATTAGGGCTCCCTTCTGATCGCGAGGCGATTACCACCTTTATTGCTAACCATCACCTGCAAGCTGGCGAAAACCTAACCTCTGCTGGCTTTTGGTCCGCCAGTCAAAAACAATTTCTCGAGGAAGCTAAACTGCAGGACGCTGATTGGGTTGAGCAAATTGACACCCTTGATACCTTGTTGCGTAAGAGCTGA